One part of the Panthera leo isolate Ple1 chromosome D4, P.leo_Ple1_pat1.1, whole genome shotgun sequence genome encodes these proteins:
- the CD4H9orf50 gene encoding uncharacterized protein C9orf50 homolog, producing the protein MTRRHPNPWTQQVASPNPWTQQVAPKGLPGDRARRRRDPLLPSLPLPQIRGVSGAGATRGSRASGSDDGWWGGSSLPELGVGVRSAPLSLPTLPTGAQRAAENRAKLRSLLLPPLLRAGAPRDPAPWRPRPGESEDPCRGSARETPDSLLALQGELLPSKFREFLQRTGAECVRATPPTSSARQSKKSVSEHCQHLPRCPHCSFPSDLRGQPSYFQNSLKKILLHQIPALGTLKRDRSQFITFKKANQPHGVQTPKLKTVLTHSSSGEGSGKKRRRFCPFRVRFADETLRDSALRYWERSLAVRQGHIEKGIATGSMTSERVFRSVGRWLESLPKALCPRAQEEATASISFGWDCPGLAPQEPQGHLSEDASMKSSLPFIPRATTQRPQSGLKTFLEAHSILEQVDRSPSSWSQKLESFLPSVALVLNRGRPKGSCLP; encoded by the exons ATGACCCGGCGTCACCCCAACCCCTGGACGCAGCAGGTGGCGTCCCCCAACCCCTGGACCCAGCAGGTGGCGCCCAAGGGGCTCCCCGGCGACCGCGCTCGCCGAAGGAGAGACCCGCTGCTGCCCAGTTTGCCCCTGCCCCAAATCCGGGGAGTATCTGGCGCGGGGGCCACCCGGGGCTCGAGGGCCTCGGGGAGCGACGACGGGTGGTGGGGCGGGTCCTCGCtcccagagctgggggtgggtgtCAGGAGCGCCCCGCTGAgcctgcccaccctgcccactGGGGCCCAGCGGGCGGCGGAGAACCGGGCGAAGCTGAGGTCGCTCCTGCTGCCGCCCCTGCTCCGGGCCGGGGCGCCCCGGGACCCCGCGCCCTGGCGCCCCAGGCCTGGAGAGAGCGAGGACCCCTGCAGGGGCTCGGCCAGGGAGACCCCGGACTCCCTGCTCGCGCTCCAAGGAGAGCTCCTCCCCAGCAAGTTCCGGGAGTTCCTGCAGCGGACGGGGGCAGAGTGCGTCCGGGCGACGCCACCGA cATCCTCAGCACGGCAATCAAAAAAGAGTGTGTCAGAGCACTGCCAGCATCTTCCCCGGTGTCCCCACTGTTCCTTCCCTTCAGACCTGCG GGGCCAGCCATCGTACTTCCAGAATAGTCTTAAGAAGATTTTGCTGCATCAGATACCTGCCCTGGGGACCCTGAAGAGAGATCGCTCACAATTCATCACCTTCAAAAAGGCCAACCA GCCCCACGGTGTCCAGACCCCCAAGCTCAAGACTGTGCTCACTCACAGCTCCTCGGGAGAAGGCTCGGGGAAGAAGCGTAGGCGTTTCTGCCCCTTCCGCGTGCGATTTGCTGATGAGACCCTGCGGGACAGCGCGCTCCGCTACTGGGAACGTAGCTTGGCAG TCCGGCAGGGCCACATCGAGAAGGGGATAGCCACCGGGTCAATGACATCAGAACGGGTGTTCAGGAGTGTCGGGAGATGGCTGGAGAGTTTGCCCAAAGCCCTGTGCCCCAGGGCCCAGGAGGAGGCCACGGCCAGCATCTCGTTCGGCTGGGACTGCCCGGGCCT GGCCCCCCAGGAGCCACAGGGCCACCTCTCTGAGGATGCCTCCATGAAAAGCAGCCTGCCCTTCATCCCCAGGGCCACCACCCAGAGGCCGCAAAGTGGCCTCAAAACCTTCCTGGAAGCCCACAGCATCCTGGAGCAGGTGGACAGATCGCCCAGCTCCTGGAGCCAGAAGCTG GAGTCCTTCCTGCCCAGCGTGGCGCTGGTCCTGAACCGAGGCCGCCCTAAGGGCTCCTGCCTTCCGTGA